A stretch of Procambarus clarkii isolate CNS0578487 chromosome 80, FALCON_Pclarkii_2.0, whole genome shotgun sequence DNA encodes these proteins:
- the LOC123746276 gene encoding uncharacterized protein has protein sequence MGSGSSAHTTEVEAYGDNPYQLEDDDGVATPLRPAYAPSSQPPPTSHPPGHTTFSAGSSCFRDHPQVSWASSHTTTHSLPFQPTPPPPYAHPHMGCYPIEMEAVTGTGVVLSRVVRVLEATPPPYLLLPDHPNIPVSPAHSKRPPPAPPNTAHGRRRHSDISHYPGLSKSQTSSNLVSGHGVCFSTHAAGPPTSPSPS, from the coding sequence GAGGTGGAGGCGTACGGCGACAACCCTTACCAACTGGAAGACGACGACGGAGTGGCCACACCTCTACGACCTGCCTACGCACCGTCGTCCCAACCACCGCCGACCTCCCATCCACCGGGCCACACCACATTCTCCGCCGGTTCCTCCTGCTTCAGGGATCACCCACAGGTGTCGTGGGCGTCgtcacacaccactacccatTCCTTACCCTTCCAACCCACGCCTCCTCCGCCCTACGCCCACCCACACATGGGGTGCTATCCTATAGAAATGGAGGCCGTAACAGGAACTGGGGTGGTATTATCTCGAGTAGTGAGGGTGTTGGAGGCCACCCCTCCCCCATATCTACTCCTCCCTGACCACCCTAATATACCCGTCTCCCCCGCCCACTCCAAGAGACCGCCCCCAGCCCCACCCAACACCGCCCACGGCCGCAGGCGCCACTCGGACATCTCCCACTACCCGGGACTTTCAAAATCCCAGACCAGCTCCAATCTGGTGTCCGGACACGGAGTCTGCTTCAGTACCCACGCTGCTGGACCCCCAACCTCCCCGAGTCCCAGCTGA